The following proteins are co-located in the uncultured Draconibacterium sp. genome:
- a CDS encoding kelch repeat-containing protein: protein MMMKNTKFLLFLLLSTFILVSCGSDDDDDITEGDWWRKAYTVSDGRSDAVCFVINDIAYIGTGYDGDDRLSDFSKYDATTNNWSAIADFPGVARNGAVAFTANGKGYVGTGYDGDDELNDFWEYDPTTDSWKQVADFMGSARYGASSFAINNKGYVGCGYDGNHLKDFYSYDPASDSWEMIVSFSGPKRRDAASFVIDGKAYIVSGIDNGVYLDDIFEYDPSTGLWTEKREISDSDDDLSYDDDYTTIARIDGVGYTIDGIGYLATGSVGSMLTNIWAYDPQTDLWEERTSFEGSARTNAVGFVINSQGYIATGRSSSYYYDDLWCFDPTLEYDESLKVPSADSY, encoded by the coding sequence ATGATGATGAAGAATACTAAATTCCTTTTATTCCTTTTGCTAAGCACCTTTATACTTGTTTCGTGCGGAAGCGATGACGATGACGATATTACAGAGGGCGATTGGTGGAGAAAGGCATACACGGTTTCCGACGGACGAAGTGATGCGGTTTGTTTTGTAATTAACGATATCGCATACATTGGAACAGGTTACGATGGTGACGACCGTTTATCTGATTTTTCGAAATACGATGCCACAACGAATAACTGGTCGGCAATTGCTGACTTTCCCGGAGTTGCCCGAAACGGAGCTGTTGCTTTTACAGCAAACGGCAAAGGTTATGTAGGTACCGGTTACGATGGCGATGACGAGTTAAACGATTTCTGGGAATACGACCCGACCACTGACAGCTGGAAACAAGTAGCCGATTTTATGGGGAGCGCCCGCTACGGAGCAAGCAGTTTTGCCATTAATAACAAAGGATATGTGGGTTGCGGATACGACGGCAATCATTTAAAAGATTTTTACTCCTACGATCCGGCTTCTGACTCATGGGAAATGATCGTAAGTTTTTCGGGACCAAAAAGACGTGATGCAGCATCGTTTGTAATCGACGGGAAAGCTTATATTGTTTCAGGAATTGATAACGGCGTTTATTTAGACGATATTTTTGAATACGATCCGTCAACAGGTTTGTGGACAGAAAAACGTGAGATTTCGGATAGCGACGACGATTTAAGTTACGACGACGATTACACTACAATTGCACGTATCGACGGAGTTGGATACACGATTGACGGCATTGGTTATTTGGCAACCGGAAGCGTTGGATCGATGCTTACAAATATTTGGGCGTACGATCCACAAACAGATTTATGGGAAGAAAGAACATCATTTGAAGGTTCAGCAAGGACCAATGCAGTTGGTTTTGTAATTAACTCGCAAGGTTATATTGCAACAGGCCGCAGTTCAAGTTACTATTACGACGATCTTTGGTGTTTCGATCCAACGCTGGAATACGACGAAAGTTTGAAAGTTCCGTCTGCAGATTCGTACTAA
- a CDS encoding RNA polymerase sigma-70 factor, protein MPVLKKSEFVELFNEMYQPVKNYVYYKTGDMEVAEDVVQDTFVKIWEKREEIRPKTVKALLYTIAGNLCKNRFEHQQVVFEFANNYKHEFNNSSPEFELELKEFEAKLQGAIEKLNEKNRTVFLMNRIDGLTYKQIAENLELSVKAVEKRMKNALSELKETIEYKI, encoded by the coding sequence ATGCCGGTTTTAAAGAAAAGCGAATTTGTTGAACTGTTTAACGAAATGTACCAGCCTGTAAAAAACTATGTTTATTACAAAACGGGTGACATGGAGGTAGCCGAAGATGTGGTGCAGGATACATTCGTAAAAATCTGGGAGAAACGCGAAGAGATAAGGCCCAAAACAGTAAAAGCCCTTCTTTATACCATTGCCGGCAACTTGTGCAAAAACCGATTCGAACATCAGCAGGTTGTGTTTGAGTTCGCAAATAATTACAAACATGAGTTTAACAACAGTTCGCCTGAGTTTGAACTGGAGCTAAAAGAATTTGAAGCCAAATTGCAAGGTGCAATTGAAAAACTGAATGAGAAAAACCGAACAGTTTTTTTAATGAACAGAATTGATGGTTTAACCTACAAACAAATTGCAGAGAACCTTGAGCTAAGCGTTAAAGCCGTTGAAAAGCGCATGAAAAATGCACTAAGTGAACTTAAAGAAACGATTGAATATAAAATTTAA
- a CDS encoding DUF4270 family protein encodes MKSKTIIYLLGLLMLLSCESEEDLLISLGDNFINSETTVALVDTLSVELSTFKLDSVATSGTGYMLVGKYSDLYLGEVRATGYLQIDYPTTVDVDDDEIFDSICIELPYSGMAYGDTLAYQTISLHRVLADIEPADEDESNLYNTTSFPYDEEALAVKTFRAKPNKYENLEIRLADELGTEFLDLLKDENDGIDGSSDFIEYFKGLAFKGSENNTALLSFTADTTLKIVLYTHLIGEEKTDHTFTFPLSSSCEQFNSISNDVSGLPVENVITQREEISSDYLSKMAYLQAGMGYIPRVDFPSLGKILEVDHKNYLYKAVLVMRPVINKEDDVALPENLILYTTDKHNNVVSELSDDDGNTVYGNYYYDEYYNENTYYSFDVTDFLYDELADNYVDPDNGLLIMFGTTEFKGSLSRIVFDGREGTSYRPYLNLYYVFYD; translated from the coding sequence ATGAAGAGTAAAACAATTATTTATTTGTTAGGACTTTTAATGTTGTTATCGTGCGAAAGTGAGGAAGATCTGTTGATTTCGCTGGGTGATAATTTTATAAATTCAGAAACTACCGTAGCGCTTGTAGATACCTTGTCGGTTGAGCTTTCTACTTTTAAACTCGATTCGGTTGCTACATCGGGCACAGGTTATATGCTGGTTGGAAAATACAGCGATTTGTACCTGGGCGAAGTACGTGCAACCGGGTATTTACAAATTGATTATCCGACCACTGTTGATGTGGATGATGACGAAATATTTGATTCAATTTGTATTGAATTACCTTACAGCGGTATGGCGTATGGCGATACTCTGGCATACCAAACAATTAGTTTGCACCGTGTTTTAGCCGACATTGAACCCGCGGATGAGGACGAAAGTAACTTGTACAACACAACATCGTTCCCTTATGACGAGGAAGCCCTGGCTGTTAAAACATTTCGGGCAAAACCCAACAAATACGAAAATTTGGAAATTCGTTTGGCGGATGAACTTGGGACAGAGTTTCTGGATCTTTTAAAAGATGAGAACGATGGAATTGATGGCTCGAGTGATTTTATCGAGTATTTTAAAGGACTGGCATTTAAAGGAAGTGAGAATAATACTGCTCTTTTGTCTTTTACCGCCGACACTACCTTAAAAATAGTTTTATACACACATTTAATAGGTGAAGAGAAAACAGATCATACTTTTACTTTTCCGCTAAGCTCCAGCTGCGAACAATTTAATTCCATTTCGAATGATGTGTCCGGATTACCTGTTGAAAATGTAATCACTCAGCGCGAAGAAATAAGTTCGGATTACCTGAGTAAAATGGCTTATTTACAGGCCGGTATGGGATACATTCCCCGGGTTGATTTTCCATCGTTGGGAAAAATACTCGAGGTTGATCATAAAAACTACCTCTACAAAGCGGTGTTGGTAATGCGGCCTGTAATAAACAAAGAAGATGATGTGGCATTGCCCGAAAACTTAATTCTGTATACAACCGACAAACATAATAACGTTGTTTCTGAGCTAAGCGATGATGATGGGAATACGGTGTATGGCAATTACTATTACGACGAGTATTATAACGAAAATACATACTATTCGTTTGATGTAACCGATTTTTTATACGATGAACTGGCTGACAATTATGTTGATCCGGATAACGGTCTCCTAATAATGTTTGGTACTACCGAATTTAAAGGTTCGTTAAGCAGGATTGTTTTTGATGGCCGCGAAGGAACAAGTTATCGCCCTTACCTGAATTTGTATTATGTATTTTATGATTAG
- a CDS encoding TonB-dependent receptor: MKTLKLKYPKINKWRFCVLLFIVLITSPYAGFSQHFQFNFNNTSVSQALAEVAKETNIRIAFDNTSLDQFKTSASINSGEISSILNTILSGTKYVAEYKYNTWLIRIPPVEKQQQQRATKRISGTISDLATGERLPYASVFIWDKNRFIPSTVDGTFSMEVQESEEAYFQIRYLGYKTLDTIVNITQLMHPLQLKLIRKSQNIETINIQGNSLEMLKVADDAGHFTYNPHRFSDLPNYGETDIFRSLQFLPGISARENSSQLNIRGSSADQNLVIYDGFTLYNLDHFFGVFSALNPNVVKDIQVYRGGFDSRYGERVSGIIDITGKSGNKTEPQFYGGINMISANLTAELPLSKKLTLVAAARRSYADVYSSWLADAILADKFGQTQRFPEADNVIQPKFYFGDFNTKLTWSPNETENFSFSVYGAKDNLSSTNNSDKNFVQINTEDNNEWGNYGLGFSWKKQFGTKYFTHLQLGHSGYYNNYSNYTSFEDSANATTTPEDQITNEENKLIDYFISLQNTYFLNQNHQLKFGIATKYNEFSFYKDADKDFVYNSLKSSAFLFNTFLQDEITVSDRLVIKPGVRLNLYEPTKKIYFEPRLAANFKVSDQLKFKMATGRYFQFLNKSASEQDYGYNRDFWVLADGADHPVVSSNHYIIGTSFETKRLFFDVEAYYKTVDGLQEYLFFANRDRQDDGTPPVAPPENPISSKFISGNGTAYGIDFLAKYENTNFTSWLAYSYSKATRNFSEINDGENIPASFDQTHELKWTNIYTYNKWNFSSLTLYTTGHPYIESSEKDDNFNTIRTYKRLPDYFRVDFSLNYNFNIKKVNIKPGISILNAFNTENYLDIYVRDFNIHNNDFRETTLVKAQDLTLNFFVNFRF; the protein is encoded by the coding sequence TTGAAAACACTAAAATTAAAATATCCGAAAATCAATAAATGGCGTTTTTGCGTTCTTCTTTTTATTGTTTTAATCACAAGTCCTTATGCTGGTTTTTCCCAGCATTTTCAGTTTAATTTTAATAACACCAGCGTTTCGCAGGCACTTGCCGAAGTAGCCAAAGAAACCAATATCAGAATTGCTTTTGACAACACTAGTCTCGATCAATTCAAAACATCGGCCAGCATCAATTCCGGTGAAATTAGTTCAATACTAAATACCATTTTATCGGGTACTAAATACGTTGCCGAATACAAATACAATACCTGGCTAATTCGTATTCCTCCTGTCGAAAAACAGCAGCAACAAAGGGCAACAAAACGAATTTCAGGAACAATTTCTGACCTGGCCACCGGCGAGCGTCTTCCATACGCCTCGGTTTTTATATGGGACAAAAACCGCTTTATTCCTTCCACTGTTGACGGAACATTTAGCATGGAAGTACAAGAATCGGAAGAAGCTTATTTTCAAATCAGATACCTGGGGTACAAAACCCTCGATACAATTGTTAACATCACTCAACTTATGCATCCCTTGCAGCTTAAACTGATTCGGAAATCGCAAAACATAGAAACCATAAACATTCAGGGGAATAGTTTGGAGATGCTAAAAGTTGCCGATGACGCAGGACATTTTACCTATAATCCACACCGTTTTTCCGACCTGCCAAACTATGGAGAAACGGATATATTCCGGTCCTTGCAGTTTTTACCCGGAATTAGTGCCCGTGAGAACTCTTCGCAGCTAAATATTCGAGGTAGTTCGGCCGACCAAAACCTGGTTATTTACGATGGTTTTACTCTCTATAATCTCGATCACTTTTTTGGAGTATTTTCCGCACTCAATCCGAATGTTGTGAAAGACATTCAGGTGTACCGGGGTGGTTTTGATTCGCGTTACGGAGAACGTGTTTCGGGAATAATAGACATTACCGGAAAGTCGGGAAATAAAACCGAACCACAATTTTATGGAGGCATAAATATGATCAGTGCCAACCTTACTGCCGAACTTCCATTATCGAAAAAACTAACTTTAGTTGCCGCGGCTCGGCGCTCGTATGCCGATGTGTATTCGAGCTGGCTGGCTGACGCCATTCTTGCCGATAAATTTGGGCAAACCCAACGTTTTCCGGAAGCTGACAACGTTATTCAACCCAAATTCTATTTTGGTGATTTTAATACAAAACTTACCTGGTCGCCAAACGAGACCGAGAATTTTTCGTTTAGTGTGTACGGTGCCAAAGACAATTTAAGCAGCACCAATAATTCGGACAAAAATTTTGTACAAATAAATACGGAAGACAACAACGAGTGGGGCAATTACGGACTGGGATTTTCGTGGAAAAAACAATTCGGAACAAAGTATTTTACGCATCTGCAATTGGGGCATTCGGGTTACTACAACAACTATTCAAATTACACCAGTTTTGAAGATAGTGCCAATGCAACTACAACTCCTGAAGACCAAATTACCAACGAGGAAAACAAGCTGATTGATTATTTTATTTCGTTGCAAAACACTTACTTTTTGAATCAGAACCACCAGTTAAAATTTGGAATCGCGACCAAATACAACGAGTTTTCGTTTTACAAGGATGCCGATAAAGACTTCGTGTACAACAGTTTAAAAAGTTCGGCCTTTTTGTTTAACACATTTTTACAAGATGAAATTACTGTAAGCGATAGACTTGTTATAAAACCGGGGGTGCGTTTAAATTTATACGAACCCACTAAAAAAATCTATTTTGAACCACGGCTTGCCGCCAACTTTAAAGTTTCCGACCAGCTAAAATTTAAAATGGCAACCGGTCGCTATTTCCAGTTTTTAAACAAATCGGCTAGTGAACAGGATTATGGTTACAACCGTGATTTTTGGGTACTGGCCGACGGGGCCGATCATCCTGTTGTATCGTCGAACCACTATATTATTGGTACCAGTTTTGAAACCAAACGGCTCTTTTTTGATGTAGAGGCCTATTACAAAACAGTTGACGGCTTGCAGGAGTATTTGTTTTTTGCAAACCGCGATCGTCAGGACGATGGCACTCCACCAGTTGCACCACCCGAAAATCCGATTTCAAGTAAATTTATTTCGGGTAACGGAACAGCATATGGAATTGATTTTCTGGCAAAATACGAAAACACCAATTTTACCAGCTGGCTGGCTTACTCGTATAGCAAGGCAACCCGAAATTTCAGCGAAATTAACGATGGCGAAAATATTCCGGCAAGTTTCGACCAAACCCACGAACTAAAATGGACGAATATTTACACCTACAACAAGTGGAATTTTTCGTCACTAACTCTGTATACAACAGGGCATCCGTACATTGAATCGAGCGAGAAGGATGACAATTTCAACACCATTCGAACGTACAAGCGACTTCCCGATTATTTTAGGGTGGACTTTTCGCTCAATTATAACTTTAACATAAAAAAAGTAAATATAAAACCCGGCATTTCCATTTTAAATGCCTTTAACACCGAAAACTACCTGGATATTTACGTGCGTGATTTTAACATTCACAACAACGATTTCAGAGAAACAACTTTAGTGAAAGCCCAGGATTTAACCCTTAACTTTTTTGTTAATTTTCGATTTTGA
- a CDS encoding LytTR family DNA-binding domain-containing protein has protein sequence MNCILIEKPHAQNQIKEYLNLVPYFNLISFCSSVFDAYEILQSRKIDIIFVDTELQRVSGIDFVKSLEHKPMVVFISDTPELAVEAYNLNAIDFLLKPVTFDRFLRTANKAYENNSLATKREISAFEKSEQVAQQNKTVLVKTDYKTLLIRVNEILYIEGLKDYIKIYTSQKDKPVITLNSLKKLQQNLPADKFSRIHKSYIVGLDHINSINKTQVMIHDKHIPIGESYRHIFNEKMEELRI, from the coding sequence ATGAATTGTATATTAATTGAAAAGCCACATGCACAAAATCAGATCAAAGAATATTTGAACCTGGTGCCTTATTTTAATTTGATTTCTTTTTGCTCCTCTGTTTTCGATGCTTACGAAATTTTACAAAGCCGTAAAATCGACATCATTTTTGTGGATACAGAATTACAGCGTGTATCCGGAATTGATTTTGTAAAAAGCCTCGAACACAAACCCATGGTTGTTTTTATTTCAGATACTCCGGAACTGGCAGTTGAAGCCTATAATTTAAATGCCATCGATTTTTTACTTAAACCTGTTACTTTCGATCGTTTTTTGCGAACAGCAAACAAAGCTTACGAAAACAATTCGCTTGCTACAAAAAGGGAAATTTCTGCATTCGAAAAATCGGAACAAGTCGCTCAGCAAAACAAAACCGTTTTGGTAAAAACCGATTACAAAACGCTGCTCATTCGTGTAAATGAAATTTTATACATCGAAGGTTTAAAAGACTATATAAAAATATACACCTCGCAAAAAGACAAACCGGTTATTACATTAAATTCATTAAAAAAGCTGCAGCAAAATTTACCTGCCGATAAATTCTCACGCATCCATAAATCGTATATTGTTGGGCTCGACCACATTAATTCGATTAATAAAACGCAGGTGATGATACACGACAAACACATACCAATTGGAGAAAGTTACCGTCATATTTTTAATGAAAAAATGGAAGAACTTCGTATCTGA
- a CDS encoding FecR domain-containing protein, with amino-acid sequence MKNNSENNMSQEEFRQMNSEEKILQMASGLVPPEGRTQKEALDMLLTKIEETTPTRTFAIKRYLQVAAAVIIILIGFRFLPATWEMVHTKTDFAQQTELTLPDGSDVILNAGSQMTWNKKRFNKERQLKLKGEAYFNVKKGDQFIIKTKNGTVEVLGTQLNVFSRGEEFWVSCISGRVKVSSKNSEQIITPGEKVELNKTELTKSKSESIENTAMWKDGVCHFEESQLDAIFAELERQFNVSVSFEGDKKRKATIDFSNENLNEALDVICIPMGLSYEIENTKIKISENQ; translated from the coding sequence ATGAAGAACAATTCCGAAAATAACATGTCGCAGGAAGAATTCAGACAAATGAATTCGGAGGAGAAAATCCTGCAAATGGCAAGTGGGCTCGTTCCTCCTGAAGGCAGAACTCAAAAAGAAGCATTGGATATGCTGCTTACTAAAATTGAGGAGACCACACCTACCCGAACTTTTGCAATAAAACGCTATCTTCAGGTTGCTGCTGCAGTAATTATTATACTAATCGGATTCAGATTTTTACCGGCTACCTGGGAAATGGTGCATACAAAAACCGATTTTGCACAACAAACCGAATTAACGCTTCCCGACGGATCGGATGTAATTTTAAATGCAGGATCGCAAATGACCTGGAATAAAAAACGTTTTAATAAAGAAAGGCAACTAAAATTAAAAGGCGAAGCTTATTTCAATGTTAAAAAAGGTGACCAATTCATAATTAAAACAAAAAACGGAACAGTTGAAGTTTTAGGTACTCAATTAAATGTTTTCTCGCGTGGCGAAGAATTCTGGGTAAGCTGTATCTCGGGCAGAGTAAAGGTTTCGTCCAAAAACAGTGAGCAAATTATAACGCCCGGAGAAAAGGTGGAATTAAACAAAACAGAACTTACAAAGTCAAAATCGGAGTCGATCGAAAACACAGCAATGTGGAAAGATGGAGTTTGCCATTTTGAAGAAAGCCAACTTGATGCTATTTTCGCGGAGTTGGAACGGCAATTTAATGTTTCGGTTAGCTTTGAAGGCGACAAAAAACGCAAAGCAACCATCGATTTTTCAAACGAAAACTTAAACGAAGCATTAGATGTTATTTGTATTCCGATGGGCTTAAGTTATGAGATTGAAAACACTAAAATTAAAATATCCGAAAATCAATAA